Sequence from the Leptidea sinapis chromosome 43, ilLepSina1.1, whole genome shotgun sequence genome:
ATGGACCTGATCGAGAAAACTCTGGCGTAACGCCGACATACATTTTCTTAGTTACCTTTTTCTCTTAACCAATTCCCATACAAGTGATAATGCTCCCAGTTCCTGGACTCCAGCTCCAACAGTTTATCTAATATCTTCTGCTTCCCTCGATCTTCAGTCACCAGGAACAGTTCGAGGTAGGCTTGCACGAAGCGCGGCTCTATAGCGATGCAGCGCTCTAACATTTTTAACGCGTCTGCAATTCTATTCTTTTttctgaaacatttaaattcatataattctaaagatataaaagtataatatgttttaaaattatctgGTGGTCTTATTTGGTGGGAAAGTATATTATGTTTCTGGGACCGTCACTCTTAGTTTATATCTGTCTATATATTACGCAGTTTTTGTCATTAATATTTGCTTACCAGCTTGACACTTATCTTACCTTCCTAATTATGATTCTCTCTGCCTATCTGTtcctttataatataatcacaATGTAATGGATAATTATGTATAGATACCTACTGACCGCGACTTCGTTCGTATCAAATACATATCATGCTCCATCCAAAACCTCAAAATTTTAGAAATCATGGACCTTTTTATCTTTCCTACTATCTAACAACGTGTCACATGTgtgttaaatttcataataagttGTGTAGTGAAAGAAACAAactattaaaacattaattatattataatagtaaagtTTTACCCCCTAATTCATAACAGTCTGCTaaattaaagcattgctaattcttactctgccttcttctattgacctaaatcAGAATGAGAAACAACACTCCTTAGCgactgttttaagttagcggaccattatgaataagggggttaatattttgatttattttctgCATTATAATGTTCTAATTTTGTCATAATGTATGCTTATAACAACCAGCCTAGGCTCAATAACAAAAAAGGTATCATTTGCACAATCATGTAGTCCTATATAcgtataattcaaataatttttattcataatcgGATTTAAAATCACCTATTGAACTTGTAGTATACTCGTAGTGGACAAACAGAGAGAGTCTACGATATACATGGTATAGTACCTGTACAGCTTGGCTAGATTATAATGAGCGTTGACATGATCCCTGTTGTACTTGAGCGCCTGGAGGAAGTGGTGTTCAGCTCGCCCGGACGCCATCACCAAGGTGCCCAGGTTGTTGTGAGCACTCGCGTAACTTGGCCATAACCTGGAGTTGATGAATATTACTTAACATTGAACTTTGATAAGTTGCAGTTAAAATGGCATCACCTGTCACCAATTTCTAACCCCATTGTTGCTGAGATTACAAAAATGAGTGAAATACACGACAATCACTTATAATGAACATACAATATGTATTTTTAGGTAACTTATTTGGGATACGTACCTCAACGCTTCCTTATAATGTTTTATTGCATTTTCCTGCTGTTCTATGTCCTTGAGGAAATTCGCGAAATTATAATGAAGTTTAGCGTTATGTGGCAGAACTGCAAGGTCAgctctgaaaaaataaatactttatttcataaaCTGTTCGTATGTAACTATCATATTCTTTTTATGtgaataaggggcgagacgagcagggcgttcagctgatggtaattgatacgccctgcccggtacaatgtagtgccgctcaggattcttgaaaaaccccaaaaattctgaatgacactacagctgcgctcgtcatcttgagacataagatgtgaagtctcatttgccaagtaatttcactagctacggcgctcttcagaccgaaacacagtacacggcagaaataggcgccgttgtggtacccttaatctagccggcatcctgtgcaaaggagcctcccactggtgatatatttttgtaacttaCTATCCTATTAAAGGAAACCGAAGGTCTACTGTAATATCGTAACAAATACACATACACCAGATACACACACTTTCAcgcatcatttcagccggaagacatccactggaCTAATTCcgcccccaaagatcgccacaacgatcggtcttgcgctgtcCTCATCGAACCTACTCCTaccttgaccagatcgtggTCGTGATCATCTTGTGTGtgtcctaccaacactacgtcttctggtacgtggtcgccatggTACTTTCACTCATACACATAATTCATACTTGTGTAGCtattagttttagtttatttcttaatattttttaacaattttttatttttttcaatgataaccctcacttctgagattaattattacataaattaaattgtttagttaagttttattaatcagcttgttgtcactagccgctttattttctgttaattctaTTATTTCCCCCACGAGACAGGCAACGCCTAGTGTATCAGCATAAAATGTTACTGTGTACGTGtaaagtgcgaaataaatgattttgtatttttttattttagtttaccattgcttaaaataacaatataatatttatatatattaaccagtgggaggctcctttgcacaggatgccggctagattatgggtaccacaacggcgcctatttttgccgtgaagcagtagtgtgtaaacattagtgtgtttcggtctgaagggcgccgtagctagtgaattactgggcaaatgagacttaacgtgacgagcgcagttgtagtgctatttagaatttttggggtttttcaagaatcctgagcggcacagcattgtaatggatagggcgtatcaaataccatcagctgaacgtcctcctcgtctcgtcccttatattcataaaaaaatccagtATTTGATGAACAAAGTGCAAAATTATCAAAAAGCGTGTTAATTACATGGCGTATAGATCATACGAAAATATATTCAAACATCAAGaagattttaaatttgatgCTTTCAAATGGTTTAAGTATTTTGGTAAAATGATATCTGAGGCTACGACATGTGTGCGATTTATAGAACTTGATACTCAGGATATATTCGTTAGGATTATTTggtattaataattgtttaggATTCATAATCCTTATCAGAAATAGAAACCCTCATGTAAACACTTATGAAGTTAATTGAAACTAACATCAAATAGGTATTTACGATCCCTTGaaactgtctataaaaaattttGGTAATCCTAAATTCACTCAATTTGATTGAGATATGGccattaattttttaatgttcttCAGTGAATCAGAACCTATAGAGcacttgttattttattaatagaaaataaatttaaattgttaaagtcattaaattaaatctattgaaGATTGAAACCAAAAATGTAGTGCCTGAGTAATATTGAATGCAAAGTAAATATATCTGTGAGATATGTCgtcttaatgtcataaaaaaaaaatagatcttTCTATTTTAGCATGTGGCTCTCGCTGACACCAGCTACTTTCTTTTTATATATTGGTGACTGTATGTAATACATAACTTACCGCAATAAAGACTCCCTGGTCCTCCAATCCCGGTTCCTGACGTAGGTCTTGGCAGCTCCGCCGGCCACAAGTATGGTGATACCCACTAGCAGCCACCTCCTGGCCTTATCATGATTCCACATCATTTGCACTCCGTGTAGAGTTATCAACACGAACCCAATGCTGGAATTGCGAGAATAATGCAGATGTTACTGAATAATTTAATGAGCAGGAGTATGTAATAGTGTGTTCTTGAAGCAACCTGTAGTGTTTGTGTAGTCAACAATAATTTTGGACATTTAGAGTGCTTTACATCTGAAGATAAAAAATCAGCCCGAAAATTTGGGAAATGTATTAAATGTAGGAAAATAGTATAACGAGTATAATAATGGTACATTTCTATAAAAGGAAAACAATTCGcgcaaaaaaatttaaaagtaataacaaGGTTACTCAATTTAACTTAGGTTTCTaagagatataaaataaaattttatactgAGATTGCCACTTTAACTAATAATAGCCGTAAATCGCTCAAGTTAAATAAGCTCGTTACAAGTTATAACCTTACTAAGATAACATTATTGAAACGATTCTCTCAAGAAGTAAGAAGTTTATAATCTtactaaaattttaagatgaagattcaaagcaaaataataattatcacacCATCAAGTGATTGATATGATCATCCGTAGTCGGCTGCCATtacaaatattaacattataaataaagttgtCCGCATGGATAATGACCTGGGTATGTACAGAACCCGCTCGGCGATCACGAAGCCCACAGTGACCAGCATGTTAGAAGCCGGCAGGTATGGTATCACCAGCAACATTACTCCTGCCACGAGCGCCGGGTGACGTTGGTACTGAAATATCAGcttaagattatattttactagtggacccaacagacgttgtcctgtacatgttttaaatttgaaaaatcggtccaggcgttaggagcagttcactaacatacacatgagcaggagaattatattatatgggcggaattgagaatctaaaccaatctcaaattcactgaaacaaacaaaaagtcatcaaaatcagtccagccgtttaggaggtagtttaattgtgaatctaaaccattttcgaatccacctgaagacacacaccaactcaaattcactggaacacacaaaaatatcatcaaaatcagtccagccgtttaggaggtagttcaattgtgaatctaaaccattctcgaatccacctgaatacacacagaaagtttcattagaatcggtccagccgtctaggaggagttcagtgacatacacacgcacacaagaattatatatataaagatgatgCGAATAAAGTCTTCGATTAAATGTGTACCTACGATACTCAGCTTTGCTTATAAATATGGCATTAGTCAAACCCCCTTACACTGCtcgagaataaaataaaatataacaatgtcataaaatctattataatgacaacatgatgttaagtgatcaccgccgcccactctCTCCTATTCTactgtaacaccagaggatcaCTCGAGCGTTGGATGCGTTTTATTGCCGTTTTAGAcaaataaagcttataatgtcccacgaaagttttaataattttattcatgtatttaacttatagtttgatttttttaattgtaagtgGTAAGTTAagagtataaatttaaaatttacccagtgtttttatatgttttattgtcttttttgtatataataagtatatggttggaatttgttttgaaataaataaaaaataatatgctaGTTATACTATTATTACTTTCAGCCCATTTATACTTTTGTTATAGTCGACAAGAAAAGTATTTTCTTATTctttagataaaaaataatgaataaaatcttatttagaaaaaaaggaaGAATTTAAGCATttcaaaaaaaacaaagtgcCGCTACACAAAAAAAgatgaataatttttatatatttaaatatgatagtttttattatttacaagtgTACCTCCAGGTCCACGACACATTTATATAAGAGTGCTAGTAAAGAGAGTACAGCCGCACAAGTGAGCAGGTTCCGGGAATCCCATACGCTGGTAACAAGAGGAACAGATCCCATCTGCCAGTCGTGGCTGAGGGTCCAGGGACACAGCAGGAGCCACCAGTTGAATGCTGCTAAGTAGCAGAAGGTCATCAGTCTGAAAATTGTTACAAGAGAATAAGTAGAAAGTTgtcataatttaaatattatttgttactgTAGCTCCgagtaaaaaaatgatttaaatctCCAAAATGGtccattattaattaataactcaTGTTTAATTCTAATTGAAAATACGTATAAAAATATAGGCTTTCGCGAAGAAGTTCTCAAACATACTGACTTCAAATATaagttaactaaaatataaataataaatttacacaaGTCAAAGTTACTGCCAAGTTAGacataaaaattactttattcaataCTTATCAAATTATGTATTAGCCTCAAGTagtaattaccatcaactgcaataagtaatataatcaatttattttacactttttagtTACTTAATATAGCAATTGATTTAGAATATTCAAGTCAGTACATGTATGCATGTGTGTGTccatgtataatattaaaccACAAGTAGCGCGAACTTCTATGAAGTATTACGTCGGACACCACCTACACGAACATAATATTCCAAAACAAGAAAAATTCTTTTTCTTTTCATGAGttgaaaaaacatt
This genomic interval carries:
- the LOC126977083 gene encoding protein O-mannosyl-transferase TMTC1-like isoform X2 translates to MLAKETGLTALLFNVAFDLYRCWGSLNRFPVRWRWKADNVWSRVTRGVIAFVLLALARLSVLQGSLPAFSPQDNPPAFHPSFSVRLMTFCYLAAFNWWLLLCPWTLSHDWQMGSVPLVTSVWDSRNLLTCAAVLSLLALLYKCVVDLEYQRHPALVAGVMLLVIPYLPASNMLVTVGFVIAERVLYIPSIGFVLITLHGVQMMWNHDKARRWLLVGITILVAGGAAKTYVRNRDWRTRESLLRADLAVLPHNAKLHYNFANFLKDIEQQENAIKHYKEALRLWPSYASAHNNLGTLVMASGRAEHHFLQALKYNRDHVNAHYNLAKLYRKKNRIADALKMLERCIAIEPRFVQAYLELFLVTEDRGKQKILDKLLELESRNWEHYHLYGNWLREKGLWPLSYTYYMKAIRYSFDGTRERVALPPLRAATMLLRRQGQRTRLLMLLTRWQCAGGGGRGAAERAAAAAALRVRTELAGRAAKYTRPAQVRSTCLHHSKLEIPASHKLLHINEREGTVNNSHKSRMSVSSPYRPTHNKSESGTKRSSCPINKKKAKHPDAMTSLVSHHLIKTY